Proteins encoded together in one Flavobacteriales bacterium window:
- a CDS encoding sigma-70 family RNA polymerase sigma factor, with protein MPPGLATDPIEHRLPSVQHVEGGLEPGFEPIIDGCIAGEHRSQQRVYELFYGKMLAVCLRYTKNTDQAKDILQDGFIKVFRSMDRFNRSGSFEGWIRRIMVNTAIDHFRRTKNAYLLLGEERSIEDFGDQDEEDVLEDSSGEEEMDLKPADVINAMQKLTPAYRTVFNLYVFEEMTHKEIADLLGINVGTSKSNLAKAKNNLKKMLRKERKLL; from the coding sequence ATGCCTCCCGGCCTGGCAACCGACCCGATCGAGCATCGTCTGCCATCCGTGCAGCACGTGGAAGGAGGGCTTGAGCCCGGCTTCGAGCCCATCATCGATGGGTGCATCGCGGGCGAACATCGCAGCCAGCAGCGGGTCTACGAGCTGTTCTACGGGAAGATGCTGGCCGTGTGTCTGCGCTACACCAAGAACACCGACCAGGCCAAGGACATCCTGCAGGACGGCTTCATCAAGGTGTTCCGCAGCATGGACCGCTTCAACCGGAGCGGCAGTTTCGAGGGCTGGATCCGCCGGATCATGGTGAACACCGCCATCGACCACTTCCGACGCACCAAGAACGCCTATCTGCTGCTGGGCGAGGAGCGCAGCATCGAGGATTTCGGCGATCAGGACGAGGAGGATGTGCTGGAGGACAGCAGTGGTGAGGAGGAGATGGACCTGAAGCCAGCGGATGTGATCAATGCCATGCAGAAGCTGACACCGGCCTACCGGACGGTGTTCAACCTGTACGTGTTCGAGGAGATGACCCACAAGGAGATCGCCGACCTGCTCGGGATCAACGTGGGCACGTCCAAGAGCAACCTGGCGAAAGCGAAGAACAACCTGAAAAAGATGCTCAGGAAGGAGCGCAAGCTGCTTTGA
- the secD gene encoding protein translocase subunit SecD has translation MQNRGALWIFTILLALACLWQLSFSLFTSRVEREAREQAAYLADSVMAVPGNAMADRDSLMIAMENRVLRDRAEERIYPVFGYSYRECKEKEINLGLDLKGGMAVTLEVSIPELVANLSENSNDATFQAVMTAARARQSSSTEDFITLFADEWNKQAPNAKMAAVFHSADKKDMFPREASNDEIVEALRREARTAINNTENILRNRIDKFGVAQPGIQKQQFSGRIQVELPGVKDKERVRKVLQSTANLEFWETYDNTEVYPLLEAANKRLRDAKGGASTAAETDGAYNKALSTGVSIDGLAGGVESGLLGFLESGRPVDKTTWFNFDRVVFRSGSAELLADSSDAQLNNLAEILKAYPDVRLKIGGYTDSTGNAAANQKLSQQRAEAVVADLEKKGVANGRLEAEGYGSQHPVASNATEEGRAKNRRMALRVLETGAVAAADSSAADSDSGEDLLQALSADSDSAAVDTAGGRAEFQKENPLFAILTPSVFGTQAGGYQLSKGAAVGNARALDTASVNATLRGTSLAGVFPADLRFAWGAKPIEGTDVLTLYALRVPRGGKPKLDGSSIVNAAQDFDMKGDVEVMMQMDAEGAQTWKVMTGDNVGKSIAIVLDELVYSAPTVISEIAGGRSSISMGSGDLNQQIQEADDLANILKAGALPAPARIIDETVVGPSLGKDNVNKGMLSFAIALVMVMLYMWLYYASAGLIADIALAVNLFVLIGSLASLQASLTLPGIAGIVLTMGMAVDANVLIFERVREELRHGKMLKSAVDLGYKGALSAIIDSNVTTFLTAVILYLFGSGPIRGFATTLGLGILTSLFTALFLSRMIMTWRLEQGRTISFWNNWSRNILVDVKVDWMSKRRVFYLISAVIIGVGVFSMVTRGFNLGVDFSGGRTYVVKFEQAVDVEQVRGSLERSFNADGAQSTVNVKSYGGASQVKVVTNYLVNSTGLEADAQVEERLRTGLGGLNNAYEVTESRKVDPTISDDIKTSAFWSVTLALLAIFVYIWIRFNSWQYGLGGLLALAHDALFVLGLYSLLNGIVPFSLEIDEAFIAVILTVIGYSINDTVIVFDRIREYLREHKRDSNIVVFNRAINSTLGRTLNTAATTLLVLLVIFLLGGLSIKGFVFGLFMGILVGTYSSIFIASAATVDLLKERRTAATPVAA, from the coding sequence ATGCAGAACAGAGGCGCGTTGTGGATCTTCACCATCCTGCTGGCGCTCGCGTGCCTGTGGCAGCTTTCCTTCTCCCTCTTCACCTCTCGGGTGGAACGTGAGGCCCGCGAGCAGGCCGCCTACCTGGCCGATTCGGTGATGGCCGTGCCCGGCAACGCCATGGCCGACCGCGACTCGCTGATGATCGCCATGGAGAACCGCGTGCTCCGCGACCGGGCCGAGGAGAGGATCTACCCGGTGTTCGGCTACAGCTACCGCGAGTGCAAGGAGAAGGAGATCAACCTGGGCCTCGACCTCAAGGGCGGCATGGCCGTTACGCTCGAGGTGAGCATCCCCGAACTGGTGGCCAACCTCAGCGAGAACAGCAACGACGCCACCTTCCAGGCGGTGATGACCGCCGCCCGCGCCCGCCAGAGCAGCAGCACCGAGGACTTCATCACCCTGTTCGCCGACGAATGGAACAAGCAGGCCCCCAACGCCAAGATGGCCGCCGTGTTCCATTCTGCCGACAAGAAGGACATGTTCCCCCGCGAAGCCTCCAACGACGAGATCGTGGAGGCCCTGCGCCGCGAGGCCCGCACCGCCATCAACAACACGGAGAACATCCTCCGCAACCGCATCGACAAGTTCGGGGTGGCCCAGCCGGGCATCCAGAAGCAGCAGTTCAGCGGCCGCATCCAGGTGGAACTGCCCGGCGTGAAGGATAAGGAGCGCGTGCGCAAGGTGCTGCAGAGCACCGCCAACCTGGAGTTTTGGGAGACCTACGACAACACTGAAGTGTATCCCCTGTTGGAGGCGGCCAACAAGCGCCTGCGCGATGCCAAGGGGGGCGCCTCCACCGCTGCCGAAACGGATGGCGCCTACAACAAGGCCCTGTCCACCGGGGTCAGCATCGACGGCCTGGCCGGCGGGGTGGAAAGCGGCCTGCTCGGCTTCCTCGAGAGCGGCCGTCCCGTGGACAAGACCACCTGGTTCAACTTCGACCGCGTGGTGTTCCGCAGTGGCAGTGCGGAACTGCTTGCCGACAGCAGTGATGCCCAGTTGAACAACCTGGCGGAGATCCTGAAGGCCTACCCGGATGTCCGCTTGAAGATCGGCGGCTACACCGACAGCACCGGCAACGCCGCGGCCAACCAGAAGCTCAGCCAGCAGCGCGCCGAGGCCGTGGTGGCCGACCTGGAGAAGAAGGGCGTGGCCAACGGCCGCCTGGAGGCCGAGGGCTATGGTTCCCAACACCCCGTGGCCAGCAATGCCACCGAGGAGGGCCGCGCCAAGAACCGCCGCATGGCCCTCCGCGTGCTGGAGACCGGTGCTGTGGCCGCCGCGGACAGCAGCGCTGCGGACAGCGACAGCGGGGAGGACCTGCTGCAGGCCCTGAGCGCCGATAGCGACTCCGCCGCGGTGGACACCGCTGGTGGCCGTGCCGAATTCCAGAAGGAGAACCCGCTCTTCGCCATCCTTACCCCCAGCGTGTTCGGCACCCAGGCCGGTGGTTACCAGCTCTCCAAGGGCGCCGCCGTGGGCAACGCCCGCGCGCTCGACACCGCCTCAGTGAACGCCACGCTGCGCGGAACGTCCCTGGCGGGCGTGTTCCCGGCCGATCTGCGCTTCGCATGGGGCGCCAAGCCCATCGAAGGCACCGACGTGCTCACCCTGTATGCCCTGCGCGTGCCGCGCGGTGGCAAGCCCAAGCTGGACGGCTCTTCCATCGTGAACGCCGCCCAGGACTTCGATATGAAGGGCGATGTGGAGGTGATGATGCAGATGGACGCCGAGGGTGCCCAGACCTGGAAGGTGATGACCGGTGATAACGTGGGCAAGTCCATCGCCATCGTGCTGGACGAGCTGGTGTACAGCGCGCCCACCGTCATCAGCGAGATCGCCGGCGGTCGCAGCAGCATCAGCATGGGCTCGGGCGACCTCAACCAGCAGATCCAGGAGGCCGACGACCTGGCCAACATCCTGAAGGCCGGCGCCCTGCCCGCCCCGGCCCGCATCATCGACGAGACCGTCGTGGGTCCCTCCCTCGGCAAGGACAACGTGAACAAGGGCATGCTCAGCTTCGCCATCGCCCTGGTGATGGTGATGCTGTACATGTGGCTCTACTACGCCAGCGCGGGCCTCATCGCCGACATCGCCCTGGCGGTGAACCTCTTCGTGCTCATCGGATCACTGGCCAGCCTGCAGGCCTCGCTGACCCTGCCCGGCATCGCCGGCATCGTGCTCACCATGGGCATGGCCGTGGACGCCAACGTGCTGATCTTCGAACGGGTGCGTGAGGAACTGCGCCACGGCAAGATGCTCAAGAGCGCCGTCGACCTGGGCTACAAGGGCGCCCTCTCGGCCATCATCGACTCCAACGTCACCACCTTCCTCACCGCGGTGATCCTGTACCTGTTCGGCAGCGGCCCCATCCGCGGCTTCGCCACCACCCTCGGCCTGGGCATCCTCACCTCCCTGTTCACCGCCCTCTTCCTGTCCCGCATGATCATGACCTGGCGTCTGGAGCAGGGCCGCACGATCAGCTTCTGGAACAATTGGAGCCGCAACATCCTGGTGGATGTGAAAGTGGACTGGATGAGCAAGCGCCGGGTGTTCTACCTCATCTCGGCCGTCATCATCGGCGTGGGCGTCTTCAGCATGGTCACCCGCGGGTTCAACCTCGGGGTCGACTTCAGCGGCGGCCGCACCTATGTGGTGAAGTTCGAGCAGGCCGTGGACGTGGAACAGGTGCGCGGCAGCCTGGAGCGCAGCTTCAATGCCGACGGTGCACAGAGCACGGTCAACGTCAAGTCCTATGGTGGGGCCAGCCAGGTGAAGGTGGTCACCAACTACCTGGTGAACAGCACCGGCCTGGAGGCCGACGCCCAGGTGGAGGAACGCCTGCGCACCGGGCTGGGTGGGCTCAACAACGCCTATGAGGTCACCGAGAGCCGCAAGGTGGACCCCACCATCAGCGACGACATCAAGACCTCCGCGTTCTGGAGCGTGACCCTTGCCCTGCTGGCCATCTTCGTCTACATCTGGATCCGCTTCAACAGCTGGCAGTACGGCCTCGGGGGCCTGCTCGCCCTGGCCCACGATGCCCTCTTCGTCCTCGGTCTCTATTCGTTGCTCAACGGCATCGTGCCCTTCAGCCTGGAGATCGACGAGGCCTTCATCGCGGTCATCCTCACCGTGATCGGTTACTCGATCAACGACACGGTGATCGTGTTCGACCGCATCCGCGAATACCTGCGCGAGCACAAGCGGGACAGCAACATCGTGGTCTTCAACCGCGCCATCAACTCCACCCTGGGCCGGACCTTGAACACGGCGGCCACCACCCTGTTGGTGCTGCTGGTGATCTTCCTGCTCGGGGGCCTGTCCATCAAGGGCTTCGTGTTCGGGTTGTTCATGGGCATCCTGGTGGGTACGTACAGCTCCATCTTCATCGCGAGCGCCGCCACCGTGGACCTGTTGAAGGAACGCCGCACGGCCGCCACCCCCGTGGCCGCCTGA
- a CDS encoding VCBS repeat-containing protein, which translates to MRSKLLPYAAGLLLIGVPAHGQFVLRHDGSLPVTRNGAAVPMAWAGGLNWCQVSQADLDLDGTNDIFIFDRAGDEVVVLLHDGVPGSTNYTYDPVLSSTWPFNELDSWALLRDYNCDGKKDLFGYVQGQGGFAVYKNVSDGNGLEFELAFSLVGSNYVPTWSPNLYVTQVDVPAIDDIDADGDLDVLTFSIFGAYVEYHKNLSMELYGTCDSLVYEVRNRCWGYFSENVNNNSTQLNHPCGFNVPDPEFPLEPGVIADAVEALHQRGHEATRTQGEEVVDGRSAAHVGSTLLTLDLDGDTVKELILGDISFNTLNALFNGGSLNDALMVAQDSTYPVQDVPASLPVFPGAYHVDVNHDGKRDLVVSPNATSLAHNFLSVWYYLNTGTDAVPVFDQTSTTLWQGDMLDFGEGAYPVPFDHNGDGLMDLIVANYGYYNPGGDYPGKLALLENTGTATAPAFTLVTDDYMSLSTSGIGAAMYPAFGDVDGDGDQDLIIGDLQGRMHLFRNTATGPVAAFSLETPNITDGNGAVMDVGQFATPQLVKVDNDPLLDLIVGERNGNINYFRNTGTTAAPIWTPAADTLGGVVVNEWWNVTGYSVPWMYLNSDGERELVVGSESGWFHQFKNIDGNLNGVFTLMDSTFQEIREGMRSSMTLVDINGDGHLDAFTGNYRGGIGYWRNDVGVGIDGPWSGATTALTLRPNPAGDRVDLLLGDGFRSGMTYRVVGPTGQLVLSGRVEQARQGVDISRLSPGAYAVWVEGGSGMQHGRLMVVR; encoded by the coding sequence ATGCGTTCCAAGCTCCTCCCCTACGCCGCCGGTCTCCTGCTGATCGGCGTGCCGGCCCACGGCCAGTTCGTACTTCGCCACGATGGCAGCCTGCCGGTAACGCGCAACGGCGCTGCTGTGCCGATGGCCTGGGCCGGAGGGCTCAACTGGTGCCAGGTGTCACAGGCCGACCTGGACCTCGACGGCACCAACGACATCTTCATCTTCGACCGGGCGGGTGATGAGGTGGTGGTGCTGCTGCACGACGGTGTGCCGGGAAGCACGAACTACACCTACGATCCGGTGCTGAGCAGCACCTGGCCCTTCAACGAACTGGACAGCTGGGCCCTGCTGCGCGACTACAACTGCGACGGTAAAAAGGACCTCTTCGGCTATGTGCAGGGCCAGGGCGGCTTCGCCGTGTACAAGAACGTGAGCGACGGCAACGGGCTTGAGTTCGAACTGGCCTTCAGCCTGGTGGGCAGCAACTACGTACCCACCTGGAGCCCGAACCTGTACGTGACCCAGGTGGATGTGCCCGCCATCGACGACATCGACGCGGACGGCGACCTGGACGTGCTCACCTTCAGCATCTTCGGCGCGTACGTGGAGTACCACAAGAACCTGAGCATGGAGCTGTACGGCACCTGCGACAGCCTGGTGTACGAGGTGCGGAACCGGTGCTGGGGCTACTTCAGCGAGAACGTGAACAACAACTCCACCCAGCTGAACCACCCGTGCGGATTCAACGTGCCGGATCCGGAGTTCCCGCTGGAGCCGGGCGTGATCGCCGATGCGGTGGAGGCCCTGCACCAGCGTGGTCACGAGGCGACACGCACCCAGGGCGAAGAAGTAGTGGACGGTCGTTCCGCCGCACACGTGGGCAGCACCTTGCTGACCCTCGACCTCGATGGCGACACCGTGAAAGAGCTGATCCTCGGCGACATCTCCTTCAACACGTTGAACGCCCTGTTCAACGGGGGCAGCTTGAACGATGCCCTGATGGTGGCGCAGGACAGCACCTACCCGGTCCAGGATGTGCCGGCTTCCCTGCCGGTGTTCCCCGGGGCCTACCACGTGGACGTGAACCACGACGGCAAGCGTGACCTGGTGGTGAGCCCCAACGCCACGAGCCTCGCGCACAACTTCCTAAGCGTGTGGTACTACCTGAACACGGGCACCGATGCGGTGCCGGTGTTCGATCAGACCAGCACCACGCTGTGGCAGGGCGACATGCTGGACTTCGGGGAAGGCGCCTACCCGGTGCCTTTCGACCACAACGGCGACGGCCTGATGGACCTGATCGTGGCCAACTACGGCTACTACAACCCGGGGGGCGACTACCCCGGCAAGCTGGCGCTGCTGGAGAACACGGGCACGGCCACGGCGCCGGCGTTCACCCTGGTGACGGACGACTACATGAGCTTGAGCACGAGCGGCATCGGCGCCGCCATGTACCCGGCCTTTGGCGATGTGGACGGCGACGGGGACCAGGACCTGATCATCGGCGACCTCCAGGGGCGCATGCACCTCTTCCGCAACACCGCCACGGGCCCGGTGGCCGCCTTCAGCCTGGAAACGCCCAACATCACGGACGGCAACGGGGCCGTCATGGACGTGGGCCAGTTCGCGACGCCACAGCTGGTGAAGGTGGACAACGACCCCCTGCTCGACCTGATCGTCGGGGAGCGCAACGGCAACATCAACTACTTCCGCAACACAGGCACGACCGCCGCGCCCATCTGGACCCCGGCAGCGGACACGCTGGGCGGTGTGGTGGTGAACGAATGGTGGAACGTGACGGGCTACAGCGTGCCGTGGATGTACCTCAACAGCGATGGCGAGCGTGAACTGGTGGTGGGCTCCGAGTCAGGCTGGTTCCACCAGTTCAAGAACATCGATGGCAACCTCAATGGGGTGTTCACCTTGATGGACAGCACCTTCCAGGAGATCCGCGAGGGCATGCGCAGCAGCATGACCCTGGTGGACATCAACGGCGACGGGCACCTGGACGCGTTCACCGGCAACTACCGCGGTGGCATCGGCTACTGGCGAAACGACGTGGGTGTGGGCATCGATGGTCCGTGGTCCGGTGCCACGACCGCTCTGACCCTGCGGCCCAACCCGGCCGGCGACCGCGTGGACCTCTTGCTCGGCGACGGCTTCAGGAGCGGCATGACCTACCGCGTGGTGGGCCCCACCGGCCAACTGGTGCTGAGCGGCCGGGTGGAGCAAGCCCGGCAGGGCGTGGACATCAGCAGGCTGAGCCCGGGCGCCTACGCGGTGTGGGTGGAGGGCGGTTCCGGCATGCAGCACGGCCGATTGATGGTGGTGCGCTAG
- the mdh gene encoding malate dehydrogenase, which yields MKITVVGAGNVGATCADACARWELANEVVLLDIKEGFAEGKALDLWQTAPISLFDSRITGSTNDYGKTADSDVVVITSGLPRKPGMSRDDLIATNANIVKSVTEQVVKHSPNAIIIVVSNPLDVMTYCAFLTSKFPAQRVFGMAGILDTARYRAFLATELNVSPKDIQAVLMGGHGDTMVPLPRYTTVGGIPVTELIAEDKLNAIVDRTKKGGGEIVNLLGTSAWYAPGTAAAQMVEAIVRDQKRVFPVCAWLTGEYGLKDVYMGVPVVLGRKGIERIIELKLTKDEQELCNASAKAVKEVMDVFDKMNNVPA from the coding sequence ATGAAGATCACCGTCGTGGGGGCGGGCAACGTGGGCGCCACGTGCGCCGACGCCTGTGCCCGTTGGGAGCTCGCCAATGAAGTGGTGCTGCTCGACATCAAGGAAGGGTTCGCCGAAGGCAAAGCACTCGACCTCTGGCAGACCGCGCCCATCAGCCTGTTCGACAGCCGCATCACCGGCAGCACCAACGACTATGGCAAGACCGCGGACAGCGACGTGGTGGTGATCACGAGCGGCCTGCCCCGCAAGCCGGGCATGAGCCGCGATGACCTCATCGCCACCAACGCCAACATCGTCAAGAGCGTCACCGAACAGGTGGTGAAGCACAGCCCCAACGCCATCATCATCGTGGTGAGCAACCCGCTCGATGTGATGACCTATTGCGCCTTCCTCACCAGCAAGTTCCCCGCCCAACGCGTGTTCGGCATGGCCGGCATCCTGGACACGGCCCGCTACCGCGCCTTCCTGGCCACCGAGCTGAACGTGAGCCCCAAGGACATCCAGGCGGTGCTGATGGGCGGACACGGCGACACCATGGTGCCCCTGCCGCGTTACACCACCGTGGGTGGCATCCCCGTCACCGAGCTCATCGCCGAGGATAAGCTCAACGCCATCGTGGATCGCACCAAGAAGGGTGGCGGCGAGATCGTGAACCTGCTCGGCACCAGTGCCTGGTATGCCCCCGGTACGGCCGCCGCCCAGATGGTGGAGGCCATCGTGCGCGACCAGAAGCGGGTGTTCCCCGTGTGCGCCTGGCTCACTGGCGAGTACGGCCTGAAGGACGTGTACATGGGCGTGCCCGTGGTGCTCGGCCGCAAGGGCATCGAACGCATCATCGAGCTGAAGCTCACCAAGGACGAGCAGGAGCTCTGCAACGCCAGCGCCAAGGCCGTGAAGGAGGTGATGGATGTGTTTGACAAGATGAACAACGTGCCGGCCTGA